In one window of Leptospira sp. GIMC2001 DNA:
- a CDS encoding FAD-dependent oxidoreductase gives MNKFTRKDFLKKSILVGGGAIGASLVTGVGYSFFANSKYKMDFPHVEANHVKLKPNGKKVVIMGGGLAGLQAGCELVDRGFTVVVLEKTEFPGGKLKAWKDKNFAKKYFKEEPYTREHGLHGVWGFYKNLREFMGRHKFPLNKLNENDSFYYFVSSQKTQSKIPVTTWPVPFDRLQMLNSGMYIPSVEDVNVAAPKQINALFAAAKMWGFDYLDPSQRNYLDSISFYDWAKKIGVHDQYIKHYFEGLAEMGFFMSTKECSALAIANFIKLGCLPSDSRVDYFSWPPDESFLNPMVEYIRSNGGEVHFHSEVTDVTLDSGRIKEITVNQRLPKSRVKRCRVCGNIMGDGHTGHCPFCGAHESMVELLTPDKMPIRSYTADHFITAMDLPGAKKFITLNNLHNQAYFDKAKKLTTATILCVNLLYEDTKAWEERFPEDDFWNAHDFFPTGFKVLGFTSNWSTKQIPSLKDKRVDLIEVQVAKWQQFVGVPFAEIAKKVHEELKLVVPNLPDYTEFYINRWDTYTGCRPGDEVNRPEIQSPIDNLYFIGDWVYVPHHCVFMEKTNVTAKMVTNLLLDKEGLTEGKIELLRSGTPDWPVDVLSLFTSVEA, from the coding sequence ATGAATAAATTTACTAGAAAAGATTTTTTAAAGAAAAGCATTTTAGTCGGTGGCGGTGCTATCGGGGCAAGTCTTGTCACTGGTGTCGGTTATTCTTTCTTTGCAAATAGCAAATATAAAATGGATTTCCCACACGTTGAAGCCAATCATGTTAAGTTGAAACCTAACGGCAAAAAGGTTGTCATTATGGGCGGAGGCTTAGCTGGATTGCAAGCAGGTTGTGAATTAGTCGATCGAGGGTTCACTGTAGTCGTACTAGAGAAAACCGAATTTCCTGGTGGAAAGCTAAAAGCCTGGAAAGACAAGAATTTTGCAAAGAAATATTTCAAGGAAGAGCCATATACTCGAGAGCATGGTTTACATGGTGTCTGGGGATTTTACAAAAACCTTAGAGAGTTTATGGGAAGACACAAATTTCCTCTCAATAAATTGAATGAGAATGATAGTTTTTATTATTTCGTAAGCAGTCAGAAAACCCAAAGTAAAATACCTGTGACAACTTGGCCTGTTCCATTTGATCGATTGCAGATGTTGAATTCGGGAATGTATATTCCTTCCGTTGAAGATGTCAATGTAGCTGCACCTAAGCAGATCAATGCTCTATTCGCTGCCGCTAAAATGTGGGGATTTGATTATTTGGATCCATCACAAAGAAATTATCTAGATAGCATTAGTTTCTACGATTGGGCAAAAAAAATCGGAGTCCATGATCAATATATCAAGCATTATTTTGAAGGATTGGCTGAAATGGGATTCTTTATGTCAACTAAGGAATGTTCTGCGCTAGCAATTGCCAATTTTATCAAATTAGGTTGTTTACCATCAGATTCACGAGTTGACTATTTTAGTTGGCCACCAGATGAGAGCTTTTTAAATCCAATGGTTGAATATATACGATCCAATGGTGGCGAAGTGCATTTTCATTCAGAAGTAACGGATGTTACATTGGATTCCGGAAGAATCAAAGAAATTACAGTAAATCAAAGACTACCTAAGTCTAGAGTAAAAAGATGCCGAGTATGTGGTAATATAATGGGCGATGGACACACGGGTCATTGTCCTTTCTGTGGTGCCCATGAAAGTATGGTTGAACTTCTTACTCCTGATAAAATGCCTATTCGTAGTTATACGGCGGATCACTTCATAACAGCTATGGATTTGCCAGGCGCGAAGAAATTTATAACTCTAAATAATCTGCACAATCAAGCATATTTTGATAAAGCTAAGAAATTGACAACGGCAACGATCCTTTGCGTAAATCTACTCTATGAAGACACAAAAGCTTGGGAAGAAAGATTTCCGGAAGATGATTTCTGGAATGCGCATGACTTCTTTCCAACGGGCTTTAAAGTTTTAGGTTTTACATCTAATTGGTCTACGAAACAGATTCCGTCACTCAAAGACAAGAGAGTTGATCTAATCGAAGTTCAAGTCGCAAAATGGCAACAATTTGTTGGCGTTCCTTTTGCAGAAATCGCAAAGAAGGTACATGAAGAGCTAAAGCTTGTAGTACCAAACCTTCCAGATTACACAGAATTCTATATCAATCGATGGGATACCTATACAGGTTGTAGACCAGGCGACGAAGTCAATCGACCTGAGATACAATCTCCAATCGATAATTTGTATTTCATCGGTGACTGGGTTTATGTACCTCATCATTGTGTTTTTATGGAAAAAACAAATGTCACAGCCAAAATGGTTACAAACTTACTGCTAGATAAAGAAGGTTTGACCGAAGGTAAAATCGAATTGCTTCGATCAGGAACCCCAGATTGGCCTGTAGATGTTCTTTCACTTTTCACTTCAGTAGAGGCTTAA
- a CDS encoding MORN repeat-containing protein: MKYIVLLISFLFVLQNCSTSGGKCVEGDCSSGTGSQQMEDGSLYIGTFEGGKKSGNGTLTYPNGDKYVGNFKNDVQEGTGTYTYPDGDIFIGDYKNGKRNGKGTYKHANGDVYVGEYVDGFRNGNGTYTYSNGDKYVGNYSRGVRSGTGTYVYSTGEKFEGEWANNKRNGAGKYFSKRGSVVLEGNWSNDEYQEPSSEEKEADSTDTENTEE; this comes from the coding sequence ATGAAATACATAGTATTGCTGATTAGTTTTCTTTTCGTTTTACAAAATTGTTCCACTTCTGGTGGAAAATGTGTAGAGGGCGATTGTTCTTCAGGAACTGGTTCCCAACAAATGGAAGATGGTTCTCTCTATATCGGGACATTTGAAGGTGGCAAAAAATCAGGAAACGGAACTCTTACATATCCAAACGGTGACAAGTACGTTGGGAACTTTAAGAATGATGTTCAAGAAGGAACAGGAACCTACACCTATCCAGATGGCGATATTTTTATCGGTGACTACAAGAATGGTAAGAGAAATGGAAAAGGAACCTACAAACATGCGAATGGTGATGTCTACGTTGGCGAATATGTAGATGGTTTTCGCAATGGAAACGGAACATACACTTATAGCAATGGTGATAAATATGTTGGTAATTACTCGCGTGGAGTTAGATCAGGAACTGGAACCTATGTCTATTCTACAGGTGAAAAATTTGAAGGTGAATGGGCGAATAACAAACGTAATGGTGCCGGGAAATATTTTAGTAAGCGAGGAAGTGTAGTCCTTGAAGGCAATTGGTCGAATGATGAATACCAAGAGCCTTCTTCTGAAGAAAAGGAAGCAGATTCAACAGATACGGAAAATACAGAAGAATAA
- a CDS encoding GDP-mannose 4,6-dehydratase, protein MKKYLITGLAGFVGKYLHAEITNTDPSAEIHGIIRSGERFASKDSICHELDIRDTATVSALIQKIKPDIVFHLAAQPFVPKAILDPWGTLDVNVKGTLNLLESLLKSNKESSLVYISSADVYGKQDPRFLPFNESTLPKPANPYSASKLAAEVYCSQYSFYGANLRIMIARPFNHIGIGQRSEFVVPNFCKQIAKAKQNGDHKIYTGDLSSTRDFLDVRDVVRAYRIIAEKGVSGEIYNICSGTEVSIEKILLDLIDLSGVEMKLEVDPERLRPVETPRFVGDNTKLKKLGWVQNISLNESLRDIYKSLNFDE, encoded by the coding sequence GTGAAAAAATACTTAATCACTGGCTTGGCTGGTTTTGTTGGAAAATACCTCCATGCTGAAATCACTAATACGGATCCATCCGCTGAAATTCACGGGATCATTCGATCTGGTGAAAGATTTGCATCCAAAGACTCTATTTGCCATGAATTGGATATCCGAGACACAGCAACAGTTTCTGCTTTAATCCAGAAAATCAAACCAGATATTGTATTTCATCTGGCTGCTCAACCTTTTGTGCCAAAGGCAATTCTTGATCCTTGGGGCACACTGGATGTAAATGTGAAAGGAACTTTAAATTTACTTGAGTCACTATTGAAATCCAATAAAGAATCTAGTTTGGTATATATCTCATCTGCGGATGTTTATGGAAAACAAGATCCTCGTTTTTTACCTTTCAATGAGTCTACTCTTCCAAAACCTGCGAATCCATATTCTGCAAGCAAACTTGCTGCCGAAGTCTATTGTTCCCAATATTCTTTCTATGGAGCAAATTTAAGAATCATGATTGCTAGGCCTTTCAATCATATTGGTATTGGCCAACGTAGCGAATTTGTTGTTCCAAATTTTTGTAAACAAATAGCAAAAGCTAAACAGAATGGAGATCACAAAATTTATACTGGGGATTTAAGTTCTACCAGAGATTTTCTTGATGTACGAGATGTTGTTCGAGCTTATAGAATTATAGCTGAAAAAGGAGTTTCTGGAGAAATCTACAACATTTGTTCGGGTACTGAGGTTTCTATTGAGAAAATTCTACTAGACTTAATCGATCTCTCAGGTGTTGAAATGAAACTTGAAGTTGATCCAGAGAGATTGAGACCAGTTGAGACACCGCGCTTCGTAGGTGATAACACTAAGTTAAAAAAATTAGGTTGGGTACAAAATATCTCTTTGAACGAGTCACTGAGAGATATTTACAAAAGCTTAAATTTTGATGAATAA
- a CDS encoding LIC_10202 family protein translates to MSSIERSSRETFFHIYDPKINVEEIMDKIESRLQERNISKEDVERVSKLKFSPFTTHSSRKFDPSLAANLFEKGISTPKFSNPKLWFLVGPLRWMLEKFVNFYALVDKKLSENRVRSFLQVLHEIVVIRKQQDLLAMKMEEFYQEYAENKYQAAKGMTQRTLYSPLFTRVDFDSGVPPESEELLGIIQENQPVLIYYPSSLAFLEYCNSQNLKYRVITPFEEDVTLIRRSVTEFVTTNTKVPPNTSVLFHANACLFPSGFWEGLLREWKSLESDTRFLIRFRDRSTISLSPFQDNLPMRIDILQLSEYLKSIGFKNIHIHDTNQWGWTLVSFINSLQ, encoded by the coding sequence GTGTCATCAATCGAACGATCTTCCAGAGAAACATTTTTTCACATATACGACCCTAAGATAAATGTAGAAGAAATCATGGATAAGATTGAATCCAGATTACAAGAAAGGAATATCTCAAAAGAAGATGTGGAAAGAGTTTCCAAACTCAAATTTTCCCCTTTTACAACCCATTCTTCCCGAAAATTTGATCCTAGCCTTGCTGCCAATCTTTTCGAAAAGGGAATATCTACTCCAAAATTTTCTAATCCAAAGCTTTGGTTTTTGGTTGGACCCTTACGCTGGATGTTGGAAAAGTTCGTAAATTTCTATGCGTTGGTTGATAAAAAATTATCAGAAAATAGAGTTAGATCATTTTTACAAGTTTTACATGAAATTGTAGTTATACGAAAGCAACAAGACTTACTCGCAATGAAGATGGAAGAGTTCTATCAAGAGTATGCCGAGAATAAGTACCAAGCTGCAAAAGGAATGACACAACGAACATTATATTCTCCACTTTTTACAAGAGTGGATTTTGATTCAGGTGTGCCTCCAGAATCAGAAGAACTTTTAGGAATCATTCAAGAAAATCAGCCAGTCTTGATTTATTATCCTTCAAGTTTAGCATTTTTAGAATATTGCAATTCACAAAATTTAAAATATAGAGTAATTACCCCGTTCGAAGAAGATGTAACTCTAATTAGACGAAGCGTTACTGAATTTGTTACAACCAACACCAAAGTTCCGCCGAATACTTCGGTTCTATTCCATGCCAATGCCTGTTTATTTCCTTCTGGTTTTTGGGAAGGGTTATTGAGAGAGTGGAAATCTTTGGAGTCAGATACGCGATTTCTAATTCGATTTAGAGATCGCAGCACAATCAGTCTAAGTCCTTTTCAAGATAATTTGCCTATGAGGATTGATATTTTACAATTATCAGAATATTTGAAATCGATTGGATTCAAAAATATTCATATTCATGATACGAATCAATGGGGTTGGACTTTAGTTAGCTTCATTAATTCTCTCCAATGA
- a CDS encoding glycosyltransferase, producing MKVYQHVDEFHPYDGIGNDCRGIAKIFNQIGIENYIVTQRNFETDSTNVLDYQDSFKTYNNDIHILHYGGSGYPIEAFTERRGNHFLRFHNITPPEYFRGFNAGVYASMEKFYIKSILELNSLERIVKLSISDSAYNGITLSQFSKIKSTTIPIFRDYKLYERVQSETEDLIFIGRLVPNKKIEDVLFLFKIWNTIYPNSKLNLIGSPVPGLEEYSLYLKDCIEKLKLDENIIFYSKISDEVKAEIIQKSSAFVSMSDHEGFCIPIIEAMEQKIPVFSYSSAAVPETMRYGGVLFGRKDFTRIAELMNIILKDKEKFTSIINSQNRALQYYIDYPFNESLLNALNINHRVKVA from the coding sequence ATGAAAGTTTATCAACATGTCGATGAATTTCATCCATATGATGGAATAGGCAATGACTGCAGGGGTATTGCAAAAATTTTCAATCAAATTGGAATAGAAAATTACATAGTTACACAAAGAAATTTTGAAACAGATTCTACAAATGTTTTAGATTATCAAGACTCTTTTAAAACATATAACAATGACATTCATATTCTTCATTATGGTGGTTCTGGCTATCCGATAGAAGCATTTACGGAACGGAGAGGAAATCATTTTTTAAGATTTCATAATATAACACCTCCAGAATACTTTCGCGGATTTAACGCAGGAGTTTATGCATCTATGGAGAAATTTTATATAAAATCAATTTTGGAATTGAATAGTCTCGAAAGAATAGTAAAATTATCAATTTCAGATTCTGCTTATAATGGAATTACGCTTTCTCAATTCTCCAAAATTAAATCTACAACCATCCCGATATTTCGTGATTATAAACTTTATGAAAGAGTTCAAAGCGAGACGGAGGATTTGATTTTTATAGGAAGATTGGTTCCGAATAAAAAAATTGAGGATGTTCTATTCTTGTTCAAAATTTGGAATACTATTTATCCAAATTCAAAATTAAATTTAATAGGTAGTCCTGTTCCTGGATTGGAAGAGTATAGTTTATATTTGAAGGATTGCATCGAAAAATTAAAACTCGATGAGAATATTATATTTTACTCAAAAATATCCGATGAAGTAAAAGCAGAAATTATTCAAAAGTCATCAGCATTTGTTTCTATGAGTGATCATGAGGGATTTTGTATTCCAATAATCGAAGCTATGGAACAGAAAATCCCTGTATTCTCTTACTCTTCTGCCGCGGTGCCTGAGACGATGAGATATGGCGGTGTATTGTTCGGAAGAAAGGATTTCACAAGAATTGCTGAGTTGATGAATATTATTCTAAAGGATAAAGAAAAATTTACTTCCATAATCAATTCACAGAATAGAGCGTTGCAGTATTATATTGATTATCCATTTAATGAATCATTGTTGAATGCTTTGAATATAAATCATAGAGTTAAAGTTGCTTAA
- a CDS encoding glycosyltransferase family 4 protein, translating into MKKPRLCQFSTGFHPGDAISQEMLLFDREFRNNGWESLIFSEHIAPSVKKKANRFINYKPDVNDVLIYHHSIHSDVLEFVLELKSPKILVYHNVTPAHFFEPYDLQFSYSLKKGKEELLEIRKEFVKAYADSEFNCSELMAMGYENVQMLPISYDFNSLNKDFVVRNKYEHLKILFVGRITPNKKQDDLIRFAEVFRSYFRKDFQIEIVGYSSPASKYYMDELERMVRFWNLEDNIHFSGYVTHPELIGYYKEADVFLSMSEHEGFCVPLLEAMHFDIPILAYAAGAVPDTLNGSGILFSKKDYAGVGEMIEEITTNKKFRDSILQGQRNRIEEYKKIKSEDILVHFIENL; encoded by the coding sequence ATGAAAAAACCAAGACTCTGTCAGTTCTCAACCGGTTTTCATCCAGGAGACGCAATTTCTCAAGAAATGTTATTGTTTGATCGAGAATTTCGTAATAATGGTTGGGAATCTTTGATTTTCTCAGAGCATATTGCTCCGTCTGTTAAAAAAAAAGCAAATCGGTTTATAAATTATAAACCTGATGTAAATGATGTTTTGATCTATCACCATTCCATTCATTCCGATGTACTAGAGTTTGTATTAGAATTAAAATCACCAAAAATATTAGTATATCATAATGTAACTCCAGCGCATTTTTTTGAACCATATGATTTACAATTTAGTTATTCTCTAAAGAAAGGAAAAGAAGAATTACTCGAAATCCGAAAAGAATTCGTTAAAGCATATGCGGATTCAGAGTTTAATTGCTCGGAACTTATGGCGATGGGCTATGAGAATGTTCAAATGCTACCTATATCTTATGATTTTAATTCACTGAATAAAGATTTTGTTGTTAGGAATAAGTATGAACATTTGAAAATACTTTTTGTTGGAAGAATTACTCCTAATAAAAAGCAAGATGATCTAATTAGATTTGCTGAAGTATTTCGATCTTATTTTAGAAAAGATTTCCAGATTGAAATCGTAGGCTATTCGTCGCCTGCAAGTAAATATTATATGGATGAGTTAGAAAGGATGGTTAGATTTTGGAACTTGGAAGATAATATTCACTTTTCGGGATATGTTACGCATCCAGAATTGATAGGATACTATAAAGAAGCTGATGTTTTTCTATCTATGAGTGAGCATGAGGGTTTCTGCGTTCCATTGTTAGAGGCTATGCATTTCGATATACCAATTCTTGCTTATGCAGCAGGGGCTGTTCCTGATACTTTAAATGGATCTGGAATTTTATTTTCTAAAAAGGATTATGCTGGAGTTGGTGAAATGATTGAAGAGATAACAACGAATAAAAAGTTTAGAGACAGTATACTTCAAGGCCAACGAAACCGAATCGAAGAATATAAGAAAATTAAATCGGAAGATATTCTTGTCCATTTTATTGAAAACCTATAA
- a CDS encoding glycosyltransferase family 4 protein, with protein MSILLKTYKVVAVLPRYSEEIIGGAERLARDLLLLLPKHWDIKILTTCAKDYISWKNEYDQGISKDHNLEVHRFPVVRKRNIKKFNKISVKLFNIFPNQTYENEMNWIIEQGPYSPKLIEAIKDLEPETDVFLFSSYLYYPLVLGIPYAKDKVICLPMLHDEPPAFLKIYKNVMLPGNFYVFNSPEEKELFSRIFGFDPKNSATIGTVIDVPMQSKFPSEIFETKLDEESESRFKRLFKENYIFAIGRMDLGKGYPDLISHFNHWIENSEHKMKLIIAGSNPPEAIHQFSSDSIEFIGFVTEKEKNELMRNAKVLINPSQLESFSIVVMEAWAQSTPILVNGLSAVLVGHCRRSNGGLWYKDERSFCDALDYLLDNQDIATQMGIKGREYVEANFNSTTIQSKFLNLLGEFFQ; from the coding sequence TTGTCCATTTTATTGAAAACCTATAAAGTCGTTGCTGTGCTTCCTCGTTATTCGGAAGAAATTATTGGTGGAGCAGAGAGATTAGCTCGAGACTTGTTATTGTTACTTCCGAAGCATTGGGATATTAAGATTTTGACTACCTGCGCGAAAGATTATATTTCCTGGAAAAATGAGTATGATCAAGGAATATCTAAGGATCATAATTTAGAGGTTCATCGGTTTCCAGTAGTTCGAAAACGCAACATAAAAAAATTCAACAAAATCTCTGTAAAATTATTTAATATATTTCCTAATCAGACTTATGAAAATGAAATGAATTGGATTATAGAGCAAGGACCCTATTCTCCTAAATTGATAGAAGCGATCAAAGATTTAGAGCCAGAGACAGATGTATTTTTATTCTCATCTTATTTATATTATCCATTAGTTCTAGGAATTCCATATGCTAAAGATAAAGTAATATGTTTACCTATGTTGCATGATGAGCCTCCTGCTTTTCTAAAAATCTATAAAAATGTTATGCTTCCTGGGAACTTTTATGTTTTCAATTCTCCCGAGGAAAAGGAATTGTTTTCTAGAATATTTGGTTTTGATCCTAAAAATTCTGCAACAATCGGAACAGTAATTGATGTTCCCATGCAATCAAAGTTTCCTTCAGAAATATTCGAAACAAAGTTGGATGAAGAATCTGAATCTAGATTCAAAAGATTATTTAAAGAGAATTATATTTTTGCAATTGGTAGAATGGACTTGGGTAAGGGATATCCAGATTTAATATCCCATTTCAATCACTGGATTGAAAATAGTGAACATAAAATGAAACTGATTATTGCGGGTTCGAATCCACCAGAGGCAATTCATCAATTTAGTTCCGATTCAATTGAGTTTATTGGCTTTGTTACTGAGAAAGAGAAGAATGAACTCATGCGAAATGCTAAAGTTCTTATCAATCCATCTCAATTAGAAAGTTTTTCGATCGTAGTGATGGAAGCATGGGCGCAATCAACACCCATACTTGTAAATGGATTGTCGGCTGTGTTAGTTGGACATTGCCGAAGAAGTAACGGTGGATTGTGGTATAAAGATGAGAGGAGTTTTTGTGATGCTCTTGATTATTTATTAGATAATCAAGATATTGCAACTCAAATGGGCATCAAGGGTCGAGAATATGTCGAAGCAAATTTTAATTCTACAACGATTCAGTCTAAATTTTTAAATTTATTGGGTGAATTCTTTCAATAG
- a CDS encoding inositol monophosphatase family protein has product MNQEINDRYNELSQFIFKVGEFLEFTHKKVNLEIQNKGTFDLVTEADIESEKMVIHTILSHFPQDSILGEESGEVRGNSDFRWIIDPLDGTTNYSHNLPLYGVSIALEKISSSEIVVGLVLFPELGDFYSAVRGQGSYKNKNKITVSKTTEFKNALFCTGFPYDRAEKIDMLMSYYKNILIKSRGIRRTGAATLDLCWTAEGRFDGYYEIGLKPWDMAAAGLIVTEAGGKLSTMDGREYSPYTSNLIASNGILHENLLKEFTQ; this is encoded by the coding sequence ATGAACCAAGAAATCAATGATCGCTACAATGAATTGTCCCAGTTTATTTTTAAAGTGGGTGAGTTTTTGGAATTCACACACAAGAAAGTCAACTTAGAAATTCAAAATAAAGGAACTTTTGATTTAGTTACAGAAGCTGATATCGAATCCGAAAAAATGGTGATCCATACAATCCTTTCACATTTCCCACAAGACTCTATTCTCGGAGAAGAATCGGGAGAAGTTAGGGGGAATTCAGATTTTCGTTGGATCATTGATCCTCTAGATGGCACAACTAATTATTCACACAACTTGCCTCTGTATGGAGTTTCGATTGCTCTGGAAAAGATCAGTAGTTCGGAAATTGTAGTGGGTTTAGTTCTATTTCCAGAGCTTGGAGATTTTTATTCTGCAGTTCGAGGACAAGGAAGCTACAAAAACAAAAATAAAATCACTGTATCCAAAACTACTGAATTCAAAAATGCACTGTTCTGTACAGGATTTCCCTATGATAGAGCCGAGAAAATTGACATGCTAATGAGTTATTATAAAAATATTCTGATTAAATCTCGTGGTATACGTAGAACTGGAGCAGCTACACTAGACTTATGTTGGACAGCTGAAGGAAGATTTGATGGTTACTATGAGATAGGATTAAAACCTTGGGATATGGCAGCAGCTGGTCTTATAGTAACGGAAGCAGGTGGAAAACTCTCGACCATGGACGGAAGAGAATACTCACCATATACTTCCAATTTAATAGCATCCAATGGAATCCTGCATGAGAATCTATTGAAAGAATTCACCCAATAA
- a CDS encoding tyrosine-type recombinase/integrase: MTNKLNTVMATNNIIDWREIDNSILPHDLIIKSFNALSNNYIHSLIFKILISTGIYINELINIKIMDLDSNSKCLNIEMQGLLRKRSYLLSREIYLEIFRHSKSINTDGYIFMGRNGQICDRTVQKILSKLQNISPEKPITISRIRDGITMHLLCMGYSSEEIGCYLGHSSIRSTRRRIQQILSKIKDRKEFFRGIFRKYA; this comes from the coding sequence ATGACAAATAAACTAAATACAGTTATGGCAACTAACAACATTATTGATTGGCGTGAAATTGATAATTCAATATTACCTCATGATTTAATAATTAAATCCTTTAATGCTTTAAGCAACAATTATATACACAGCTTGATATTCAAAATATTGATATCAACAGGAATATATATTAATGAATTGATTAATATTAAAATCATGGATCTCGATTCTAATTCAAAATGTTTGAATATAGAGATGCAGGGATTACTTAGAAAAAGATCTTATCTTTTGTCTCGTGAAATTTATTTAGAAATTTTTCGGCATAGTAAATCTATAAATACAGATGGATATATTTTTATGGGACGTAATGGGCAGATTTGCGATCGAACAGTTCAGAAGATTTTATCCAAATTACAAAATATTTCCCCCGAGAAACCCATTACGATTTCAAGAATTAGAGATGGGATCACTATGCATTTACTATGCATGGGTTATTCTTCGGAAGAAATTGGATGTTACCTTGGTCATTCATCGATTAGGAGCACAAGAAGACGCATTCAGCAGATTCTTAGCAAAATTAAAGATAGAAAAGAATTTTTTAGGGGGATTTTCAGGAAATATGCCTGA
- a CDS encoding STAS domain-containing protein produces the protein MEIKTKKIGKHTLVHLNGRLDITHSDEVEAKLANDVQSGDGDIVINLELISYISSSGIRIFVGMVRELDKQGRKLKLCCITPPVKKVFDVVELLDLFEVHETEQEAINSLSK, from the coding sequence TTGGAAATTAAAACCAAGAAAATTGGAAAGCATACATTAGTTCATTTAAATGGCAGGTTAGATATTACACATTCTGATGAAGTTGAAGCCAAATTGGCTAACGACGTCCAATCAGGAGATGGAGATATTGTCATTAACCTTGAACTTATATCTTACATATCCTCATCGGGAATCAGAATTTTTGTCGGAATGGTTAGAGAGCTCGATAAGCAAGGAAGAAAGCTAAAGTTGTGTTGTATAACACCACCTGTTAAAAAAGTTTTCGATGTTGTTGAACTTCTTGATCTTTTCGAAGTTCATGAAACTGAACAAGAAGCCATAAACTCTCTATCTAAGTAA